The Flavobacteriales bacterium region AATATCCCAGGATCATGATCACCGATGCGAAAATCTTTCCCAAAACGGTGGTAGGTGCAATGTCTCCATAGCCCACTGTCGTCAATGTCACAATGGACCAGTAGATACTTTGAGGAATACTAGTGAAGCCGGATTCTGGTGGCTCCAATAGATACATGATCGTACCCATGATCATGACCAGACTCACCACAGTCACGAAGAACACGAAGATCTTATGACGGCTCGCTTGCAGGGACCTGGCCAGCAGGCTGGCCTCTTTGAGGAATTTGACCAGTTTGAGAACACGGAATATCCGCAATAGCCTCAATGTACGTATGACCATCAAGGATTGTGCTCCACCAAGGAATACAGCTAGATATGTAGGCAAGGTGCTCAACAGATCCACCATCCCAAAAAAGGAGAAGATGTACTTGCGCGGATGCTCTACACTGATGATACGAGCGATATACTCGATGGTGAAGAAAATGGTCACGATCCATTCTATGACCGTAAAAACAGTTCCGAACCTGGTCTGAAGATCGGAAACACTCTCCAGCATGACCGTGATCACCGAAATGATGATCAACCAGAATAGGATGACATCGAAATGTTTACCTAGTGGAGTGTCCGCCTCGAAGATGATCTTGCGGACCTTCTTGCGCCAAGTGGGCCAATTACTATAATGGTTCTCTAAGCCCATTGATTTTCCAATGTTACAGAAATATGACAATCCAAGACCAATGGCGTCCACCCTAGAACCTAACTTTGATGTTCAATTACTGTAGAATCATGCTAGGACTTCAAATGCCCACAGACCCGAGATGGGCCGAATTGGTACAAGGAAATATCGCTGAAATCCTCACAGATCACGCGTGGTGTGAGCAGAAGGCGGCCACCAATGCGATAAGCATCATTGTCAAGAATCCCGGCAAGACCGATCTGGTCAACGAGCTTACGATCATTGCTCAGGAGGAGATAGAGCATTTTCAGATGGTCCATCAGAAGATCCAAGAAAGAGGATTCACACTAGGAGCCGAGCGTAAGGATGAATATGTCAGGGATCTATCCAGATTCATCAAGCAGGGCGGTACACCTCAAGAACAGCTCGTGGCCAATCTACTCTTCTCGGCCATGATCGAAGCCCGCAGTTGCGAGCGCTTCCGCATGTTGTCAGAGCGCCTAGAGGATGAAGATCTATGTGAATTCTATCGGGAGCTTATGATCTCCGAGGCCAATCACTATACGGTGTTCCTCGGTTTTGCGCGGAAATATGGCGGGCGTGAGAAGACGGATGTGCTGTGGAATGAATTCTTGGAGTACGAGGCCGGACTCATGGAGAAATACGGCAAGAAAGAGACTATGCACGGCTAATCCAAGGGGCGCGGATTGAAGATCAAGTAACCGAAATTGAGGATCCACGACCAGGGTTCCTCACGCTGGTCGTAATAGTTGACACTGAAACTCACCGGGCCTACCGGACTGTGGAACACGGCACTTCCCGAACCGATATAGAATCGTTTCAAGAAATCATCGGAATAACGGGGAGCCAGATCCTCATCTGCTTGTATCTCATTCTGCGGTTGGAAGATGTAGTTCTCTAATCGGAGGTCTATCGAACCGGTGAGTTCATAGACCAATTTGACACCGGCTGCGGCAAAAACATGCGCTCTGAACTCGTCTTGGAACAAGGTCCTGCTCTCTGGGATAGGCTGGAAATAGGGTGCGTTGAGAAGGGTCGCCTTCTGATTGGCAAAGAAATCCTGGGTGCTGTATACCCCATCCATCTGTAGTCCGATATCCAATTTGCCTATCGTCTTGAAATAGTTCTCATAGCTCAACCTCACCATATACCAGTCATGCTCCTTGCGTATCCTCTCAGAGAAGATACCTGTAGAACCGGGTGTGGTGACCTCACGCCCATCGATATAACTCGCTTTCAGATAGAAGTGCGTCCCTTCATTGGGATATAGTTTCCTGTTGAGGGTATTTCGTTCGTACGTGAGACCTGCCGTGATATATTCGAATAGGGTCACATCGGCCGTATCCACATTGGTGAAATCGCTGGTCTGGTAGTACTGATCCTCGTCATAGCTATAGGTAACATCAGCTATGAGTTTTGATCGATTGCTCAGCGGTCTGCCTATCTCCAGCGATAGTGTTCGCTCATTCTCCAGGATGAAAGAAGGTCGCGTCTCCTGGAAGAAGGTGGCGAAGCTCTCGAAGTAGTCCCACTGAGACAGCACTCCGGTCACAGAGAGGAAATAGGGATTGCGGCCTGGTAGATCGATCCGCCCTCGCCCGAGCAGCGAATTATAGAATTTCCCGAAATAGGAATTGGCATAGAAGGTCTTGGGAGTGGAGCCAAGGAGATTATAGCGCAGACCCACGAATCCCGTGTTCACAGGTCTAGAGGAGAAGTTCCCTCCGAAATCGATGAACAGCCGTTTCTCCTTCTCGATGTTCAATGTGAGGTCATATCGCTCGGTATCCTTATTGAATCGAATAGAAGGGTAGACATAGTTGATCTTGTCATCTCCGAATATCCGGTAGTAGAGAGGCTTCATCTCCTCTAAGGTCACAGGGCGATGCTCTGAATCCAATCGAAGCACTTTCCGGAAGTACCTTTCTGTGGGTTCGGAGATCCCCTCCATCTTCACTTCACCCAGACGATATTCTTCTGCCTCTCCGGTAAAGATCTCCCTATCAAGATCCCGATCGTGTTTCTCATACCTCCGATCCACAATCCCGGTGATGCTATCCATGAGGGTCTTGGTCTCTTCATAGCCCTGGAGAATGGCTTTCTCCGCTGATCGGAAATCCAATGTGCTCACACCTGTATTGGGCCGGATGATGATCCCTTCAGCACAGGGTAGTATCTCACTGCCGCGATTGACGATCATATTCTCGATCTGGGAGAAAAGGTCATCCACATCCGGTGGGGGAGTCTCCAGCGATACACTGCTACCGATGATCACATCTGGCATGAACTCCTCATACATGACATCCAGAGGGAAGTTGTTATACAGACCACCATCGAAGAGCAACCGGCCATCCAACGAAAGGGGTTTGAAATAAAAAGGGAAGGTGCTGCTCGCTCTCAATGCCTTGTGCAATTCTCCTTCGCTGAATACGACCTGCTCTTTCTTGACGATGTCTGCAGCGACACAACGGAATGGGATCATGAGCTCATCAAAATCGTAATCAGCAATTGCGATGCTTTTAGAAACAGACTCGAGCATGCGCATATCCACCTGTACCGGAGAGACCACATAGGAAGGAATGGTGCGAAGAAGCACCGTGTCTGGGTCTATCTTCATGTTCACCATAGAGGCATCCGGGCTCTCTTTCTTGAAATAGTAGGTGTACTGCTCATCCAGTTTGCCGGTGATGCTATTCATGAATTCATCGGAGGTGAAGTACTCCTTCATTTCATCTGTGGTCATTCCAGCAGCGTACAGGCCTCCGATGATGGCCCCCATGGAACTCCCTGCTATATAGTCGATAGGGATGTCGTTCTCCTCGAGTGCTTGGATCACTCCGATGTGTGCCAGTCCACTCGCCCCACCACCGCTGAGCACCAGCCCGACCCTTTCTTGAGCAGAGAACTGCACAGAGCCGAGTAGAGCGATCAAGAAGACGATATGGTGGATAGGTCGTAGCAAGTATTCTTGAACAGCGGTCAAAGGTATGAAGTGCCCCCACATTCCATAACGTCATACTTCGGTATGGGACACGGTTTCTATCCATGATGAAAAGGATAGCTTTGTGCTTCCAAATCTGGAACAAGCATGGTGAGACCAGCCCTCCTCAAAGGCACTCGGGATTTTCTCCCGCATCAGATAGCCAAGCGCGAATTCATCTTCGACACGATTGCCCATGTCTATCGGAAGTTCGGGTTTCAACCCATAGAGACCCCCGCAATGGAGCGGAGTGAGACGCTGATGGGAAAGTACGGGGAAGAAGGTGATCGTCTGATATTCAGGCTTTTGAATAACGGGGATTTCATGGCCGATGTAGATAGGAACGCTTCTTCTACAGAACTCGCCTCACAGATTTCCAAGCGGGCACTGAGGTATGACCTCACCGTACCATTCGCCCGATTCGTCTCGCAACACAGAAGTGAATTGACCTTCCCATTCAAGAGATATCAGATCCAACCCGTATGGCGTGCCGATCGACCACAAAAAGGCAGATATCAGGAATTCTATCAATGCGATGCAGATGTGGTGGGCAGCAATAGCCTGCTGCACGAGGTGGAGTTCATACTGATATTCGATGAGGCGCTTGCTTCACTCGGGCTGAATCAAGTGACCATCCATTTGAACAATAGAAAGGTCCTCACAGGAATAGCCGAGGTAGCTGGATGTGCCGACTCATTCTCCGACATGGCCATAGTCTTGGACAAGTTAGATAAGATAGGTCTGGAGCGGGTAGAGCAGGAATGGGCAGAAAGAGGGATAAGCGCAGAAAGCGTAGAGGTGCTGGGGAATTTTTTCAAGGACTCCATCGAGATAGGTGCGCTGGAAGATGATTTGAAGAGCAGCGAGATTGGTAGTCAAGGGGTGAAAGAGCTCGCTGAGGTCATGCAGATGGTCGAGCGATCAGGTCCACTTCATGCCGAACTTCGCTTGAATCTCACTCTGGCCAGAGGTCTGGATTACTACACTGGAGCCATATTCGAAGTGACCACAGATGATCACGCGATAGGCAGCATATGTGGAGGAGGTCGATACGATGACCTCACAGGTACTTTCGGTCTATCGGACATGTCGGGAATCGGAGTCTCCTTCGGAGCGGATCGTATCTATGATGTACTCGAAGCTACCGCAGCTTGGCCTGAGGCTTTGGGATTTACTACTCAGGTGATGTTCGTCAACTTCGGTGAGGCAGAGGCTACTCATTGTATGGGCCTACTCAGGGATTTGCGTGGCAAAGGAATTTCATCTGAACTCTATCCGAGTGCGGCCAAGATGAAGAAGCAGATGAAATATGCTGACGACAAAGGAATTCCGTATGTCTGTCTGGTCGGGTCAGAAGAAATGAACTCAAATACCATCACAGTGAAATCCATGGCAGATGGATCTCAAGAAACGATGGACCTAGAAGGCCTGATAGCTCGATTGGATAAGGGAGGTGACTCATAAAAAACCCCCCGAGGACCCAATTTCAGTAGAGGTAGAAAGGAGTATAGAGAGTGGGCCTCCGAGGGGAAAGTCTTAAGGAAAGATCGCTGCCTAGAGATTGCATATATCTTCTCGGCTTCGCTTACGAATGTATCCGAACACCTTGTTACTCAAGGATATCAATGTGCCTAATTATCCAAATATTGTGTTGATAAAGGGAATTATATGCAATACAGTTTGTCCGCTGAATGTGTTCAAATAGCTGAAATACAGGTATTTAGGATTTCATCAGACATGTTTCCTACCGGAGGGTACACTTTTTCATCAGATGCTGGGTATAGATACATTTGAGCCATTATTGCACCATATGAGGTATTTCCTTTCTCTCTTTCTAGTCTTCGGCCTGTCATCGCAGGCCCAGGTATTCTTTCAAGAATCCTTTGAATCCACCACGGGTTGGAGCCTGAGTCATATCTATGACGATGGCAATGATGACTATTGCAAAAGGGATAGTGCAGTCGCCTTTGACGAACTCGGCTATACGCTCTTCGGTCAAGAAGGCATCTTTGTCATTGGTGCTGAGGATACAGATGGTGAACTAGGGGTCGCACCAGAGGATGGGGTCATTACCCTGACACTGGATCCTATAGATATCTCCGGGCAGAATGACCTAGAACTAGTGGTCACACTGTCGTGTAATTCCGATGATGAAGCCTACGATGACCGGTCTCAGGACAACGGGGATTATCTGGATTTCCAAGCCAATATAGATGGATCGGGATGGCAGACTATTGGCCAGTTCAATAGCCGTGCAGGAGGAAGCGCAATATCTACTCTGTATCAGGATATGGATATGGATGGCGATGGAGGAGAATTGGGAGAAGTGGCCATCGGAAATGCCATGACGGACTATATCATGTCCATCGCAGGCACAGGGTCTTCACTTCAGATACGGGCGCTATTGAAAATGGACGGTGCCGATGAGGTCATCGTAATAGATGACATACGAATCAAAGAGAGCGAAGGGGATGTGATTCCCCCAACGGTCTATTCTGCCGAAGTGATCGATGCCAATACCTTGCAAGTAGTCTTCAATGAGACCTTGGGTTCCAATGCCGAACAGACTTTCCTTTATTCCGGTGTGCCGAATCTGGATCAGGTGACCCTGCAGGCCGATCAGCAGACGGTCATATTGGATTACTCTTCAGATTTCGAACTGGGCGAAGCCTATCAGCTGATCGTATTCGGAGTGCAGGATGCTGCAGGGAACGCCATGCAAGGCACGTACAGCTTTCCGTTCTACTGGAATCCGACCACCCCTGAATTGGTCATCACCGAGTTGATGTACAACGACCCTTCCGTGGAGGACACTCTGGAGTTCATCGAGATATACAACCACGGAAGCACGGAAGCCATCGTAGGTGGATTCAGACTCGAAGGAGCGGTGAATCACACATTGGCATCGGTCACCGTACCATCGGGTGGATTCTACCTGGTAGCACGCAATGCTCTGGCTGCCGAAGCCTTCTATGCACTGTCCTTTGAGGACTATGGAGGGCAGCTCAGTGATAATAGCGAGTTCATTCAGTTGGTCAATGTGGATGGGGTCATCCTGGATTCTTTGACCTATGATGACAATGTGCCTTGGCCCAGTGCAGGGGATGGATTCGGCCCGAGTATCGAACTGATAGACCCTGACCTGGAGAATAGTATCGGTAGCAATTGGATCGCCTCTGACAATGGCCTCGGCTTCATCAATGGACTTCCACTTTCGGCTACTCCAGGCACTCTTCCGGGAGAATTCCTTCCCGTGGTGCAGTTGAGCAATGTGGATATTGAGGTGAACGAGGTGGACGGTGTCATCGAGATAGAATTCTACATCTCCGGGTCGAATTCCAACCAATCAGTAGTGGAAGTCGAATATATTGTCGGAACCGCAACATCTCCCGAAGACCATGGCTCCAATACGATCTCCACAGTGACCCTTCCTGCCAACTCAGATGGTCTAGAGGTCATTGCTTTTCCGTTGGTCAATGACTCGGATATAGAAGGGGTAGAGTACTTCCGCTTGGGAATCTCCGCTGTGAGCAACTGTCAGATCGGACTCAATGACGAGATCGAGATCATCATTACGGATGATGATTACGTCAGTCCTGCACTGGTGATCAATGAATTGCAATCGGACAATACGAGTACCGTACAGGATGCGAATGGTGGATTCGATGATTGGTTCGAGATCTACAATCCGAATGATTTCCAAGTGGATCTTGCGGGGTACTATGTGAGTGATGACCCATTGAATCCGACCAAGGATCGACTAGCGGTGGGCACAGATGAGACCATCATCGGACCATTCGGCTTCAAGCTCATCTGGGCGGATGAAGAAGGAGAGCAAGGTCCCCTACATGTCAATTTCAAACTGAGTGCTGCTGGCGAGGATATCTTGCTCAGTGCTCCGGATGCAAGCCTATTGGATGCCATTGATTT contains the following coding sequences:
- a CDS encoding ion transporter, with the translated sequence MGLENHYSNWPTWRKKVRKIIFEADTPLGKHFDVILFWLIIISVITVMLESVSDLQTRFGTVFTVIEWIVTIFFTIEYIARIISVEHPRKYIFSFFGMVDLLSTLPTYLAVFLGGAQSLMVIRTLRLLRIFRVLKLVKFLKEASLLARSLQASRHKIFVFFVTVVSLVMIMGTIMYLLEPPESGFTSIPQSIYWSIVTLTTVGYGDIAPTTVLGKIFASVIMILGYSIIAVPTGIVSAEMANESRRLQRSNTKACPGCSLEGHDDDAKFCKYCGHDI
- a CDS encoding histidine--tRNA ligase is translated as MVRPALLKGTRDFLPHQIAKREFIFDTIAHVYRKFGFQPIETPAMERSETLMGKYGEEGDRLIFRLLNNGDFMADVDRNASSTELASQISKRALRYDLTVPFARFVSQHRSELTFPFKRYQIQPVWRADRPQKGRYQEFYQCDADVVGSNSLLHEVEFILIFDEALASLGLNQVTIHLNNRKVLTGIAEVAGCADSFSDMAIVLDKLDKIGLERVEQEWAERGISAESVEVLGNFFKDSIEIGALEDDLKSSEIGSQGVKELAEVMQMVERSGPLHAELRLNLTLARGLDYYTGAIFEVTTDDHAIGSICGGGRYDDLTGTFGLSDMSGIGVSFGADRIYDVLEATAAWPEALGFTTQVMFVNFGEAEATHCMGLLRDLRGKGISSELYPSAAKMKKQMKYADDKGIPYVCLVGSEEMNSNTITVKSMADGSQETMDLEGLIARLDKGGDS
- a CDS encoding tRNA-(ms[2]io[6]A)-hydroxylase; amino-acid sequence: MLGLQMPTDPRWAELVQGNIAEILTDHAWCEQKAATNAISIIVKNPGKTDLVNELTIIAQEEIEHFQMVHQKIQERGFTLGAERKDEYVRDLSRFIKQGGTPQEQLVANLLFSAMIEARSCERFRMLSERLEDEDLCEFYRELMISEANHYTVFLGFARKYGGREKTDVLWNEFLEYEAGLMEKYGKKETMHG